GGTCACCACCTGCTTCCCAGCGAGACACGAACCATGTTGAGGTTTTTCTCGTCGAAACCGCAGAGGACAAAGAAGATGTTCCCGCACAGCTCACTGAGAAGATGCTTTGCACACACGTGTTCGGCCAACCATTTAATCATCGCGCTCTGAGGCAGGAAGTCCCGCCTCCCAAACAGGTCCTGCAGGGCCGACAAGAAACACCAAAACAAAGCTTATTGACTCTGTAAATGTGACGGCGATCAGGCGAATGACCAAGAACACGACCAGCCGTTTGGTCACGTGACTGGTTCGTACCCAGATGACGGCGTCGGGCAGGAAGGACAGTTTGGTCATGGGGCTGCCAGTGAAGGCAACGGTGGCCACAGGAGCCAATCCGAAGAACAGCCTGATCTTGCTGGCGAGCTCTGGCAGCGTGGAGAACGCCATGAATGctgggaaagaaaagagaagattaATTCCATGTACAGAAGCCTGTTCAGGACCTCTACAGTTTAAAGTAAAAGCACCTATGGTGGTTCCTTGAGAGTGTCCAATGTAGAAGATCTGCTCCTGGCCCGTCACCTTCAGGATGTGGTCAACCACAGCTGGAAGATCCTTCAGAGCCAGCTCATCGTGGCTGCACAGACAAACACCAGAGCTCTGTCAGGTTAATGCTCTCTGACACCTGCGCAGGTGAAAGGATCATGGGGCCTGTACCTGAACCTCCAGAACTCATCCTCATACGGGCTCAGCGTGCGGTGTTTCCTGGACCACGTGTTTCCGCGGCTGTTTCCTATCCACACGTCGTAGCCCGCGTCCGCCAGCACGTAGCCCAGGCTGGAGGTCGGCGGGTTGGTGATCCAGTTACTGCCTGCAGCCAGGAGACCGTGCTGGAGGAAGACCGCCGGCCTCGCACCTGCAGGACACAAACCGTCAAATCAAACCTGCCGGGACCAGACGGCAGGTTTCTGGATTCAGAGCCAGCGTGACGTTAAAGGGAGAAGAGGAAGGTCAAGTGAATGTAGGTGAAAGATCACGTGAATCACTTCAGGACAAAGTTCATCAGGACTGCTGCAAAAAGGAAGTGAAGCTCGTTGACATGGCCGAACTTCCTGTTTGCACCGTAGCCAAATGTGCTCACAGAGAAGGAAGAGCCTCCGTCTGACCTTTGGAGGGTTTCAGTCCCCACGGGATCCTGTTCACGCCCAGGATGTACCCGTCCTCCGTCAGCACCTGGTGCTCCTCTGCTGGGTAACCCCACCTACGGATGATCTCCGTCtgaatgtgcacacacacacacacacacacacacacacacacacacacacacacacacacacacacacacacacacacacacacacacacacacacacacacacacacacacacacacacacacacacacacacacacacacagtcaaggAAACGCGCTGCACACGCCTGCAGTGTTCCTGGATCATGGTAATGTGGACGTTTTAAACAGTGAGGTCAGTGTGAGTGCAGGTAATCCCTgagagccaatcagaagaaggaTGACTTAAAAGGGGAGGAGCTAAACCAGGATCATTTCAAACTCCGATTGagtctaaaaataaaactatagaGCAGAGAAAAAATCTCATCGCTAAATAAACACGACACATCACAAGACCTGACGCTGTGCCTGCAAGACCGTGATGTGGGAATCAAAGACCCATCACCTGGGACCCGGGTCCAAGTGCCGGAGTTCATTCTTTGAAAAACTTCCCCTCCCTGTGTGGGGAGGCGGGGCTTAGTAACATCTGGTGGGCCGAGATGTTCAATGGATATCAGCGGTCAGCCTGTCTTTCAGCTCATTGGCGCTCATCTCGTTCCTCAGGTTGTTTGACACACAGGTGCACCGCAGGGCTCGACTCCAGGCGCCGCTTCTTTTAAACGATGTTACGACACTGCAGTGTATCCGCTGAATGTGaaattagagtcagaaaacagcTGAGAGAATCCTgtgaaatttcaaaataaaagaccctGTGCAATCTCAATGCTCGTGACCTGCAAAGTTTACTTTGTCTAAAATGCAAGAGctgcagtcatgtgactgacCAATCAATGCACAGTCGCAGTGATTATCAGTGATTGGTTGGTTAAGTTTCACTTACTGTGAAACTTTAGTTAAACTTCTTTCAAGCTGAAAGCCCTGCAGACCAGCGTGGCGGTTTGCAGGTGCAAAGTTACAGGTTACCTGATGAAGGCGTGTTTGTGTTTCAATACAGAGACCAGCTCTTCAGCTTTAACCAATCAAAGGTGAGGGAGTCTTGGTCAGGTCTTCCACGCTGCTCTCGGCTCCATCAGCTGCCTTCACCTGACAGCTCAGGTGAAGGCAGGCTTCAGTACAAACAGCTCACCTGTATGACCAGCGTGATGACGCCAGGTCCCGAGTCTCCAGGTGACACAAAAATTCTGCGAGCGTTTATCAGAGTCAGCATTACAAACTGACTCTGACACGAATCTGAGACGGCGCTCACACCGAGTCATTTCCATCAGGACATCACGAGGAGATTTTCATGTCCATATTGCTATGGTAACCCAGGGTCATGGGTCAGCAGTTACAGCTGATGTCTTCATACAGCCTGATGAGTCAGACGGTCAGAGTTCAGCAACTGCACTGAACAAACAGTCTGAGCTCATCGCTCAGAGTCCATCAACCGAGGCCACTGTGCGAAGAGTCAGGGCTCTTATTGTGAAAGAAACGAGAGATGATAGTGACATCCTGGAAACACCCGCAGACCCTCTCCTCACTTCCTACCATGAAGCTCCTGTTCCTGTTGTTGGcgttcatattaaacatggttTGTAATGACCAGGTCAGAGTGAGGTCAGAGTGCACACTTCTCTAACAATTACACTGTTTCAATGAAGTTTCTGAGACAAACAGCAGCGAGTGGGTGCACAGGACCCGAACACATCGCAGCATGGCGACTGAAATGCTTCAGGCCAGCACGGAtgccacagacaggaagtaaagttttaacatgggagtctaggAGACTGACTACTGGAGCCTCCAGTGGACGCTGGAGGAATTGCAGGTTTAGAGCTTCCTGTGCTAGAGGTTCACTCAAATGTTCCAAAGGTGATAAAAACTCACAATGTTCATGCCCACTTCAGGGTCCAGCTCCTGCTGCAGGTCATCGGAGTGCCACGCTCTGCTGACGGCTGGCCCGCTGTGGACGAGAGCCGAGAGAAACAACACACAAACCAACACACACAGCAtggtctgacacacacacacacacacacacacacacacacacacacacacacacacacacacagtgtcagGATGGTGCGTTCGTGGTTCACTGAAAAGAAAGAATTTTTCATTCTTCTTtggtttaaataaaactgattcctGTTTGATttgaaaaggaagaagaagaagactctGCTGTGAGGATCACGTGGTCAGATTCAGTCTGATGACTGTGTGTGCTGATCTGTGATAATCAATAATCACAGAAGCATGTGATCAGAGAGTCTGAGCTGCTGCGTGCATAAACGGCACCTTCTGACTGGACCGCTGGCTCAGAATGACGTCATATGGACTGCttcttatacagcgcttttctactAGATCGTCATACAGGTGCCAAATTCATGACGTAATGTTAGCGATCAGTTTGTCATTTACAGCAGTTTAAACACCGGAACTCACTTTCTGGTCCCCATAAACCTCTCGGTCCTGGCGGTTATTCTAATAAACAGGGAATGACGCTAAGAAGCGGTCAAACTCACCTGTCCTCGCGCCGATCTCTCTCTGAACCCTCCGATCATCAGCTGACTGCGACTTCTTCTGCTTTTCCCTTTTGTCTGCCTCCGCGACGTCACGAGAGAGGCTCTCTGTGATTTGCTGGCCAGAAACAGGACTCAGGTATTAACCGTTTGTGCTCCGACGATCAGACCGGAAATAGTAACCTGCGCTGTTTGAAGCTGTTAAACAAACACGAGTGAGGCTATTTAAAATTCCATATAttaattcatttatattttatttctacATTTTAAATGTCAATAATGAGAATGTTGTTTTCAGTcatattaaaatacatttttcttcaGCGTTAAAGAGTTTCAATATGTGGTAAATATATTACatgtattattttaattaaaccGTGAACAGTGTTATGGACTGTAATGATTTTATTTCACATGAACTTGAAAAACCTTCGATTTTAACGCATTAATACACCTTTTGTCGTATTTTATGTTGTGTAGTTGGAGAAACGCTTTAAACGTTTTCTGTGATTATTTTGAAATTCTATCCGGATGTGCAGCAGTTGTTTCCGTTTGACCCGGGAAAGTTTTTGTTCGTCCTTCTGTGTGTCGGTTTCGTAACTCGTTCGGACCCGGTCTCTGCAGGTTTAGCCCGGCTCGGTTCCCGTGCTAACATGTCCCGGGTTCTGATCGTGGGAGCGGGCCTGACGGGCAGCTTGTGCGCATGTCTGCTGAGGAGAGAGCTGCAGAGCACGGTTCGGATTGTGGTGTGGGACAAAGCCAGGGGCGCAGGTGAGACAGACAAAAGTCCGTTCATAAAACTGCACAGTTTCCGTTTCCGGTGCCGTGACGGGAACACGGACACGCCGCAGAACATCAGTGGCGCGTTTTTATACCAGAGGAGCCTCCTCTGTAACTCGACTCGGCTGTGATCAGTGTTCATACGtcacttcatttcatttcatttatttatttattccacaCAGCGGGCATTCCACACTTTGTGCAAATAACGTTATAGCACGAGTTTATCACCTGCTGAGGGTGAATGACGTCACTATATAGCAGGTAGCTGTCATTCCCACAGACACCCTCACCTGTAACAGAAACAGGAACTTCCACCAGCATCTGTTTACTCACCTGACATTGATTGGGTACACTGGTGCAAGGTCAGACCCCCTGTAATTCTTCGTGtacatcatcttcatcatcctgaGGCTCAGTTTGAACAGATGAAGAAATTCCAGCTGAGAGATTAAAAAGAGGGCTGTCACCCATAATCAGGTTTTGATGAATAACAACATGATGAAGGCAGATCTGGTTTATTTTGGAGTTTGTGTAATTTGATTGTGTTGAACATCATAAAACCACCTGTGACTCACTTTGGTTTGGAGACGTTTTCTGATGCTCAGCTTCAGTCATGAACCGTCTGCCATCACATTCACCTACAGACGGATTCATGTCATGGGATATCCCTGAATAATAAACACGCTGGCTGATGACCCcactttactttaaaaaactgaaGTCCAACAGCATTACAAACCGTAAACACTTTCTCAAAGCTCCAGAGTCACAGGTGAGTAAAGCTGTCTGCAGCCACTATGGAACACAAAGGTGTGACGGGATAATGTTCAGAATGGATCAGCCTATAAATTCATTTCATTATataacactttcttttttttctccttccgttttgtgtatttttgttatttatatatTCATCTTTAATATTGCAGATAGTTACACCTGCGACAGccgtctgtttgtttttttgtcttcaaaAAAGCTTTGTCTGCGTGCACTGAGCTGCTACcacgtgattggctgattagtaATTTGTGCTAACGAGCAGTTAATAAAGTGGCTGTTTGTGTCGAGTGTGGTTTGAGAgagtaaaatgtgtgtttttttgaaTGGAGTTTGGTGCAAAGCCAGTGGAacagtgtgagtctgtgtgcagGCGGCAGGATGTCCACCAGCCGCGCTCCCGACGCCTCGTCTCAATCGGCTGATCTGGGAGCGCAGTACATCTCAGCCACGCCCGCCTATGCTCGCTCCCAccacaggtaacacacacctgTCGCCTTAAAGGGCCGGTACAGCTCTGTAGCTGGGGCTTCAGGCATGCTGAccgtgcgtgtgcgtgcacaGGTTTTACTCGGAGCTCTCTCTGCGGGCCTCCTGCAGCCCCTTGACTGTCTCATCGAAGGTCTGAAGGACCACGAGGGCACCGAGAACTATGTGACGCCACTGGGCACGAGCAGCATCATCAAGCACTTCCTGTCACAGTCAGGTAAACGTCCGCCTGTTGGTCAACTGTCCAATCAGATTCACCTGAAATGCACAGGCTGACTCTGATTCAGTTTGAATGAAACTTTATtgagtctttgtctgtgtgtcaggAGCCGATTTGTTCCTTGAGCATCACATGACCGGTCTGTATCGCCGTGGTGCATCGTGGGAGGTCGAGAGGAAGGCAGGAGCCAGTGAGATGTTTGACGCCGTCGTCCTGACGATGCCAGTCCCTCAGATCCTGCAGCTGCAGGGAGACCTTGGACAATGTGAGACAGCCagaacacacagtcacacacacacacacacacacactcagtgtaTGTATTATGAGGTAAAAAAATGACATCTTGTTAAACACGGGACTCACGACTTCATCGACACTGACATGAATGTGAGATCTGAGGTGTGGCGTCTCAGTCAATAACACCGTTCTGCCACATGGGGGCAGCAACAGCTGCAGGGAGAAGATCCAGCTGTTAGACACGCCCATGTTCATCGCTGCAATCAATAACTCCGAAGTTCTGATCACAGATCACAGAAGGTCAACCCGTGCAGACGGGACGATTCTTCCAGTCCAGCCGCTAAAATCAGAGCAGCGCAAACACTGGACTCTTACTTTGAAGAGGTGCTGACTGCTTCCTGCTCCCACAGTttacacaaacgcacacacgaTCAGCACACTCTGATGTTAAGTCACTTTCCagagctctgattggctgatagATTCTTCACAACACtacaccactgtgtgtgtgtgtggtcctcGGTAGTGACTACTGtcctcacaaagacagaaatacAAGCGTGTGTGTGCACGCCCTTGCTGCAGACCAGCAGCAGCTCCACGTGTGTCTTTCTAGATGATGATGTCACCTTCAGCTTCTCTGATTGGCTGGTAGCGGACAGCGCCCATTTCCTCTGAGCTGACACACACATCTAATaataacctgtgtgtgtgtgtgtgtgtgtgaggcagcAGCCTGTTTCTCAGCTCTAAGCCGAGAATGAAACAGCAGCagacttttcatgtttgtgtgcTCGTTTCAGGAGTgaccacacataaacacacatacaagtgAGTTCTTCTGTGGTGATTCGGGAGTGGGGCTTGATGCTGATTGGCCCATTCCTCCTTGTCTGTCAGTGCTGtctgtccagcagaggcagcagctgGAGGGCGTCGTCTACTCGTCCCGCTTCGCCCTCGCGCTCTTCTTTTCCCCTGACGCCATCCTGAACGTTCCCTGGGGGGCGAAGTACGTCACGGACAGCAGCTGCATCCGCTACGTCGCCGTGGACTCCAAGAAGCGCGGCGCAGGTGTGTCCGTCTTTCTGTCTGCTCCCCAGTTTGTTCCTCTCACCTGTATCTCGCTCACTGCTTTTGTCCGCCCGCTCAGACGCCCCAGGCCGCGGCCCCTCCCTCGTCGTACATACCAGCGTCCCGTTTGGCCTGGAACACCTGGAGCGAGACAAGGAGGATGTCCAGCCAATCATCTTGCGGGAGCTGCACAGGCTGCTCCCTGGCCTGCCTCAACCAATCAACATCAAGTGTCAGAAGTGGCGGTACTCCCAGGTGAGTCATCTGTTCGTTGTAACCTGAACTCCTCCCCCAAGGCGGCGTTTGACTCACGgcccctccccctctctcttgCAGGTGCAGACCTCGGTGCCTGACTGTCcgggtcacatgaccatcctgGACGAGCCGCTGCTCGTCTGTGGCGGCGACGCCTTCACCCACTCCAACTTTGATGGCTGCGTGGAGTCCGCACTGAGCATGCTCAGAGTGCTGAAGGCCAAATTCGCCTGATCAATCATTAAACTGATCAATCACAATGTTTCTTCTGTCGATCAATGAACTGCAGATTTGCAAGCTCGTGCTGCGTTCACTAACGTTAGTAAAAAGTTTGTTAAAACCATTTTCagctttaaattattttttcttacattAAACTCGTTAATCACTGACCTCTACTGGGAAATAACGGGTCCCAGGATGGAGCCTTGGAGAACTCCCAGTTACCCCTGTCTTGTAACTGGGACTGAGACCAGTTTGTCAGTGGCAGGTGTTTAAAAGCAGCGCTGAGATGTGCTCATGGAAACGCTGCTGATATTTAGTCTCCTGGTGGGTCAGAGCGAGTCGAGGAGGCGGGTGTGTTTGGGTCTGCCTCTGGTTTGTGCAGGTCTTTGAACGCTTCATACCTTCTGTGGGTTTTGGGCGTGTGGTGTGGAGGTCACTGACAGCTGACTGTCAGTGACCTCGAAGCTGTTTTATGAGCCGAGCTGTTTGGGTCAGAACAAAACGAGTCAGTGTGGGTGGAGCTGAGTGTGGGTGGAGTTGACCACGCTGAGGTGTGAGGACCTGTCATTAAGGACACGGGGAGGAAAGAGGGCGGCGTGTCGTCTGCGCTGCGTTTGATCCAActtcacaaaaacagaaaaacgttTCAGATCTGATTTCGCGGATCGTGTTTCGCTGCCTTCCGCTCGCCCCCCCGGAACGAGGGTTTAAGCGTTTGATGTGAAATCTGCTACACCTGAAAGCGTCAGGTGACCGGCTGGTTGTCTGAGGTGGAGGCGTGGTGGGTGCAGTCCAGCCTGTGGAGCTACTGCCTGAGCGTCTCCGCTGCTCCGCGCCTCCTTTGATCTTTTTATAGCAGCAGATGAGACAGAATCAGTGATGGTTCGGTGCCCACAAGGCGCACTGAGCGCGTGTGACCTCATTTCTCCTCCCCGCTCCCTGCTGCACTGCACTGTGGGGGAAGCGAGCCATTATCATTTCTGCCAAGTCACCGGTCAATCGTGCACGTGCGCGCGCACGCAGGGTTAAGCTGAGGCGCTCCTGTGCGCACGagtctgtgcagcagcagagcatAAACGAGTTTGTTAGAGAAGAAGACGATGATGGTTGTTCACGGCTGGCACAGCGGGTCGTCTACTAAGGTGggggttggtggttcgattcccgTCTGCACAGTGTCCTCCATCCATCACAGTGTGAAACGTGGGCGCTTCTATGACTGACGCGTGTTGAAACACTGTATCAGAATCAGCCCATGAATTATTTACTGGACAACAAATgaattcttatttttaactctgagcCAGCACCAAGTCAGAGTTAATCAGGACATCCAGCTGAATGTCTGtaagtaatcacattacattttcaAACTCAGGAACAATAAAGAGTACTACCGCAACTGTGGGTGGTGAAGAGTTAAACAGTGCGGTCAGTCACGTCTGCCTCAGCCTCCTGAAACACCGAACGCAGCTTTAAAACATGAGTTCACCAACAGTTTATTCAACAAAATGCCCCAAAGCCATTTTCTTCCCTTAAAGCAGCGCACTGAGCACTTGATAACAGAGCAAATGGACGTTAAGAGAAATTCTTTTTCATACCGGCAGACATCTGAAGCATCATGGGAGTCGTAGTTCTAAaaccaagcaaacaaaaaccaaacaacgaGCAGCTGTTTATAAATAGTTTATTCACCtttacagtgtttttatttctttataaaacAAGGAGAGGAGGAATAAAAGAAGCGGGGGTGGGGTCAGATTAacatgttgccatggtgatatAGTTTGCAGTCAGGTGACTTTTGTTTGTTGattggaaaataaaatgaacaccTGTGTGCAGCTGACATGTGACACGAGGCTGGGAGTCGGGAACAAAACCACATCTGATCGAGACCAGAAACTCCACCCCAGAAAGGGGCCGTCCTTAAACAGCAAAGCAGAAGGAAAGCTAATGTTAGCATTGTGCTAGCGACCTCGTTTAAGCTAATGTTACTGACTGTTTTTGTCGCCGTGAAAACAGAAGCTGAGTAGCTGCGTAGCGTCCTGcgttagttttagttttcacTGGTCAAATGTGCCGAGACATGTCGTCAGCTTTAACGGATTTAAGGTGCTTGAGTTTACTTTGTTACCGAGATACCCAACAGCAGGAGGTGGGGCTTAGTGATGAGACCACACGTCTGTGAAATATAGATTTAAAGGCAAAGAGTGAGCTGCCCGTTAACGACACGAAATGATTCTGGATGTGTCGAAACAGCCATTATGTGTTAACAGGAGGCCAGGAAGACACGgcccacatttatttatttattaaacctCAGTTAAAACGTATTTCACCACACCCTGTGGACTGACCAATCAACGCTTGGTCCACTAAAGCCTGGCCAGCATCTTCTGTTTGGAACAAACCGTCTCACTGAAATAACGCTCGCTGTCTTCTGGAAGCCTGCTGAGGGGCAGCACCCGTGGCTGTGTTTTCTGTACTTGGCCTGCAGGTTAACATCTTCATTTGAAGCTTTGGCCACGTTTAGACTGAACAGGAGTGAGAGGAGATGTGCTCTACGCCAATGATGTGTTGTTTTATGTTCAGGACTCAGATCTGGGGAACAGCTGACATCAGCTCAGGAAAGCAGAGAAATAAGAAAATCCGTGAGAAGCTTGCGGTTCACAAATGCTTCTTTTACATCCAATGATCTCAAACTCTGACCACACACGACAGAGAAGCAGATCAGATGGCTAAACAGCCTGATCTGGAGgcgtttctgttgttctttctcTGACTGGACCAACAGACATGGTTTGGGTACACAACTCCGAGGAAACGTCTGAAACTACTGAAGGTGCGGTCACATGACAAAGCCATCTGATTTACTTCAATGAAAGGAGGCTGAAAAACCGACACTGTGGTTTGTGAAATGCAGTTATTCTAACGAGGTTCTCCGTGAGGATAACACAAGCAGACTATGTCACATGTTTGGGTCCCAGTTCCCTTGTGGGATCAATAGAGCATCTATCTACAGA
The Oreochromis aureus strain Israel breed Guangdong linkage group 8, ZZ_aureus, whole genome shotgun sequence DNA segment above includes these coding regions:
- the rnls gene encoding LOW QUALITY PROTEIN: renalase (The sequence of the model RefSeq protein was modified relative to this genomic sequence to represent the inferred CDS: inserted 1 base in 1 codon), whose translation is MSRVLIVGAGLTGSLCACLLRRELQSTVRIVVWDKARGAGGRMSTSRAPDASSQSADLGAQYISATPAYARSHHRFYSEXLSAGLLQPLDCLIEGLKDHEGTENYVTPLGTSSIIKHFLSQSGADLFLEHHMTGLYRRGASWEVERKAGASEMFDAVVLTMPVPQILQLQGDLGQLLSVQQRQQLEGVVYSSRFALALFFSPDAILNVPWGAKYVTDSSCIRYVAVDSKKRGADAPGRGPSLVVHTSVPFGLEHLERDKEDVQPIILRELHRLLPGLPQPINIKCQKWRYSQVQTSVPDCPGHMTILDEPLLVCGGDAFTHSNFDGCVESALSMLRVLKAKFA
- the lipf gene encoding gastric triacylglycerol lipase, translating into MIGGFRERSARGQTMLCVLVCVLFLSALVHSGPAVSRAWHSDDLQQELDPEVGMNITEIIRRWGYPAEEHQVLTEDGYILGVNRIPWGLKPSKGARPAVFLQHGLLAAGSNWITNPPTSSLGYVLADAGYDVWIGNSRGNTWSRKHRTLSPYEDEFWRFSHDELALKDLPAVVDHILKVTGQEQIFYIGHSQGTTIAFMAFSTLPELASKIRLFFGLAPVATVAFTGSPMTKLSFLPDAVIWDLFGRRDFLPQSAMIKWLAEHVCAKHLLSELCGNIFFVLCGFDEKNLNMTRTPVYTTHCPAGTSVQNMIHWAQAVHTGRLMAFDFGAAGNMKHYNQSTPPEYRVQDMKVPTALFSGGQDTLADSKDVAVLLTQVPNLVYHQYIEHWEHLDFIWGLDAPEQMFPAVLKLLQEYR